The following proteins come from a genomic window of Kitasatospora cineracea:
- a CDS encoding ATP-grasp domain-containing protein: MTTTEGTPPQLLLVGGAAPNPLSVDVAVQALAQARARGLRTHVTNQEATVAATPEVSGAADAASAVDFEDPAGSAKWAAARRAEGERFDVALAVREMAQVAAAEVAAELGAPGNPPEAVRRIRTKDACRAALAAAGFPQPAVRLCADEAGARVFLAQSTGPWVVKPRDAMGSQGVSRVDGPDGLAAAIGLLPNRNPFLVEEFVDGPEFSVEGLFLGGEPTVLAVTAKEKLPPPFFVEVAHVLPAALPEADRAEIDRQVRAALTALGLRFGAFHVELWLTARGVVLGEVHGRIGGGWIHTMLPHVFPGLEFFGHILDDALGRPVELPAAAPRAAASRFLAPGPGRLVAVEGWDEVLAHPGLLYAELTVRPGDVINPFRSGQDRVGAVVVGADSPAAAERLARELADSVRFVTEEPSGAEPSGAESAEEAGA; the protein is encoded by the coding sequence ATGACCACCACCGAAGGCACTCCGCCGCAGCTGCTCCTGGTCGGCGGCGCCGCGCCCAACCCGCTCAGCGTCGACGTGGCCGTGCAGGCCCTGGCCCAGGCCCGGGCCCGCGGCCTGCGCACCCACGTCACCAACCAGGAGGCCACCGTGGCCGCCACCCCGGAGGTGTCCGGGGCCGCCGACGCGGCGAGCGCGGTCGACTTCGAGGACCCGGCGGGCAGCGCGAAGTGGGCGGCGGCCCGGCGCGCGGAGGGCGAGCGCTTCGACGTGGCGCTCGCGGTCCGCGAGATGGCCCAGGTCGCGGCGGCCGAGGTCGCCGCCGAGCTCGGCGCCCCCGGCAACCCGCCGGAGGCGGTCCGCCGGATCCGCACCAAGGACGCCTGCCGGGCCGCGCTGGCCGCGGCCGGCTTCCCGCAGCCCGCCGTGCGGCTGTGCGCCGACGAGGCCGGGGCCCGGGTCTTCCTCGCGCAGAGCACCGGCCCGTGGGTGGTCAAGCCCCGGGACGCGATGGGCAGCCAGGGCGTCAGCCGGGTGGACGGCCCGGACGGCCTGGCGGCCGCGATCGGGCTGCTGCCGAACCGGAACCCGTTCCTGGTCGAGGAGTTCGTGGACGGCCCGGAGTTCAGCGTGGAGGGCCTGTTCCTCGGCGGGGAGCCCACCGTGCTGGCGGTGACCGCGAAGGAGAAGCTCCCGCCGCCGTTCTTCGTCGAGGTCGCCCACGTGCTGCCCGCCGCGCTGCCGGAGGCGGACCGGGCCGAGATCGACCGGCAGGTGCGGGCCGCACTGACCGCGCTCGGCCTGCGGTTCGGCGCCTTCCACGTCGAACTCTGGCTCACCGCCCGGGGCGTGGTCCTCGGCGAGGTGCACGGCCGGATCGGCGGCGGCTGGATCCACACCATGCTGCCGCACGTCTTCCCCGGCCTGGAGTTCTTCGGCCACATCCTGGACGACGCGCTCGGCCGCCCGGTCGAACTGCCGGCCGCCGCCCCCCGGGCCGCCGCCAGCCGCTTCCTCGCGCCCGGGCCCGGGCGGCTGGTCGCGGTCGAGGGCTGGGACGAGGTGCTGGCGCACCCCGGCCTGCTGTACGCCGAACTGACCGTGCGACCCGGCGACGTGATCAACCCGTTCCGCTCCGGGCAGGACCGGGTGGGCGCGGTCGTGGTCGGCGCGGACAGCCCGGCCGCGGCCGAGCGGCTGGCCCGGGAGCTGGCCGACTCGGTCCGCTTCGTCACCGAGGAGCCGTCCGGCGCGGAGCCGTCCGGCGCGGAGTCCGCTGAGGAGGCCGGGGCATGA
- a CDS encoding enolase C-terminal domain-like protein, whose product MTGTTTGTGRVGLQADVAVVPHRLDRPFRISHMTIATVDRVRLRLIGSCGRVRGEGEIAADLGYGQDGPAIAAEARLLAGELTRASGTEAPDRLGELLAGAAAEFSAPARMLVEMAFLDRAARTAGLPVWRLLDLPEPGPVRLLHTVPIDEEIPAAVRPVKIKLGGPRDREVLRGLVGVAGPVVLDVNRGWGRAEWEEVRPLLQQVAPAVLEDPVRDDALLPEVRAALPGTTVLLDEGIDSRAAVERAARTADGANVKLMRFGGLLPGLDALRHLADRGTARMLGCFLEPPRSIAYAAQLAGLCDWTDLDGHFWLCDDPPVLGYRLDSSRPGIPAIRY is encoded by the coding sequence ATGACCGGCACCACCACCGGCACCGGCCGCGTCGGCCTGCAGGCCGACGTGGCGGTGGTCCCGCACCGGCTGGACCGCCCGTTCCGGATCTCGCACATGACCATCGCCACCGTCGACCGGGTCCGGCTCCGGCTGATCGGCTCCTGCGGCCGGGTCCGCGGCGAGGGCGAGATCGCCGCGGACCTCGGCTACGGCCAGGACGGCCCGGCCATCGCGGCCGAAGCCCGGCTGCTGGCGGGCGAGTTGACCCGGGCGAGCGGCACCGAGGCGCCCGACCGGCTCGGCGAGCTGCTGGCCGGCGCGGCCGCGGAGTTCAGCGCCCCGGCCCGGATGCTGGTCGAGATGGCCTTCCTGGACCGGGCCGCCCGGACCGCCGGGCTGCCGGTCTGGCGGCTGCTCGACCTGCCCGAGCCCGGACCGGTCCGGCTGCTGCACACCGTCCCGATCGACGAGGAGATCCCGGCGGCCGTCCGGCCGGTGAAGATCAAGCTCGGCGGCCCGCGGGACCGGGAGGTGCTGCGCGGCCTGGTCGGCGTGGCCGGCCCGGTGGTGCTGGACGTCAACCGGGGCTGGGGGCGCGCCGAGTGGGAGGAGGTGCGCCCGCTGCTGCAGCAGGTCGCGCCCGCCGTCCTGGAGGACCCGGTGCGCGACGACGCGCTGCTCCCGGAGGTGCGGGCCGCGCTGCCCGGCACCACCGTCCTGCTGGACGAGGGCATCGACAGCCGGGCCGCGGTGGAGCGGGCCGCCCGCACCGCCGACGGCGCCAACGTCAAGCTGATGCGCTTCGGCGGCCTGCTGCCCGGCCTGGACGCGCTGCGCCACCTCGCCGACCGGGGCACCGCCCGGATGCTCGGCTGCTTCCTGGAGCCGCCCCGGTCGATCGCCTACGCGGCGCAGCTGGCCGGCCTGTGCGACTGGACCGACCTGGACGGGCACTTCTGGCTCTGCGACGACCCGCCGGTGCTCGGCTACCGCCTGGACAGCTCCCGCCCCGGCATCCCCGCCATCCGGTACTGA
- a CDS encoding MFS transporter has translation MGLTGNARAVDGDAAVGEGSAVEDDVPAAGGPAAGGRWQRGPLARLLPETAEQRALAAGSFVNSLGAGMFMTSSVLYFTRIVGLPMAQVATGLFCGAMAGLAAGLVAGRIADRWGARETQIAVMLVGAATVACYLVVRTFWPYLLVSVLLGVVFAAGKSSQAPLVRSFGGENPTVFRAYLRSSTNLAIALGALIAGIGIQLDSAPAYLCLVGGRAVGFAGSALALLRLPRPAPLPVPGGRRRWEALRDRPYLTATVLNSLMSLHYAVPTFLLPLWVVDHTAAPRWMVSGALLLNTVLVIGLQVRVSRGVDDTGAAGTRMRYAGAAVLAGLVMMAGASGRSAWVAVALLLAAVAVYTFGELWHAAASMEYSFGLAAPHAQGEYSGVFGLGAGVAEALAPAVLGALALTWGPPGFLALGLGFLAVGAGCRPLIARSLRKAAEAAAPTTREA, from the coding sequence GTGGGACTGACCGGGAACGCCCGGGCCGTCGACGGGGACGCGGCCGTCGGCGAGGGCTCGGCCGTCGAGGACGACGTCCCGGCCGCCGGGGGGCCCGCGGCCGGGGGACGGTGGCAGCGGGGCCCGCTGGCCCGGCTGCTGCCGGAGACCGCGGAGCAGCGCGCGCTGGCGGCCGGGAGCTTCGTGAACTCGCTGGGCGCCGGGATGTTCATGACCAGCAGCGTGCTGTACTTCACCCGGATCGTCGGCCTGCCGATGGCCCAGGTCGCCACCGGGCTGTTCTGCGGGGCGATGGCCGGGCTGGCGGCCGGGCTGGTCGCCGGGCGGATCGCCGACCGGTGGGGGGCCCGGGAGACCCAGATCGCGGTGATGCTGGTCGGGGCCGCCACGGTGGCCTGCTACCTGGTGGTGCGCACCTTCTGGCCGTACCTGCTGGTCTCGGTGCTGCTCGGCGTGGTCTTCGCGGCCGGCAAGTCCAGCCAGGCGCCGCTGGTGCGCAGCTTCGGCGGGGAGAACCCGACGGTCTTCCGGGCCTACCTGCGCTCCTCGACCAACCTGGCGATCGCGCTGGGCGCGCTGATCGCCGGGATCGGCATCCAGCTCGACTCCGCCCCGGCGTACCTGTGCCTGGTCGGCGGCCGGGCGGTGGGCTTCGCGGGCAGCGCGCTCGCGCTGCTGCGGCTGCCCCGGCCGGCCCCGCTGCCGGTGCCCGGCGGCCGGCGCCGCTGGGAGGCGCTGCGGGACCGCCCCTACCTGACCGCGACGGTGCTCAACTCGCTGATGTCGCTGCACTACGCGGTGCCGACCTTCCTGCTGCCGCTGTGGGTCGTCGACCACACCGCGGCGCCGCGCTGGATGGTCTCCGGCGCGCTGCTGCTCAACACGGTGCTGGTGATCGGCCTCCAGGTGCGGGTCAGCCGCGGGGTGGACGACACCGGGGCGGCGGGCACCCGGATGCGGTACGCCGGGGCCGCGGTGCTGGCCGGGCTGGTCATGATGGCCGGCGCGAGCGGCCGTTCCGCCTGGGTGGCGGTGGCGCTGCTGCTGGCCGCGGTCGCCGTCTACACCTTCGGCGAGCTGTGGCACGCCGCGGCCTCCATGGAGTACTCCTTCGGCCTCGCCGCCCCGCACGCCCAGGGCGAGTACTCCGGGGTCTTCGGCCTCGGCGCGGGCGTCGCCGAGGCGCTGGCCCCCGCCGTGCTCGGCGCGCTCGCGCTGACCTGGGGCCCGCCCGGCTTCCTCGCCCTCGGCCTGGGCTTCCTGGCCGTCGGCGCGGGCTGCCGGCCGCTCATCGCCCGTTCCTTGCGCAAGGCCGCCGAGGCGGCGGCCCCGACCACCAGAGAGGCGTGA
- a CDS encoding fatty acid desaturase family protein, which produces MPSGRSSAGRTERSGPGRPDLDDLDFDRLPLQVRRGLKALTRLDNHHAPLAIAFEYGLVALCVTACVAGSYWAYPAAVVLIGSTQRFLAHFLHESAHKSLARNRTLNLVAGTALSGYLVGQLYGPYRSSHVGRHHRHLGEADADPDYRFHLECGLYDPERSDRGFLVREVLLALLGLRTADYLRYLVRDRLWARESDLAVSVPVPLRTERWLFLFQWAAVFGLCGWLGVLTELLLFWFVPLLTSNIAIGWLSELAEHYPLPESESTRVLLTRNRHGRALETFLLSRHGDRFHLVHHLNAGIPFWNLSRAHRLLLDDPAYAGWDGLWAGVLSRPRSRRGKETVLSYAAKYRAWRRGGGDPTTADRTFAQSMMLAAGQVTVAVPQPSEPTTVRP; this is translated from the coding sequence ATGCCCTCAGGACGATCCTCGGCCGGGCGGACGGAACGCTCCGGTCCCGGCCGCCCGGACCTCGACGACCTCGACTTCGACCGCCTGCCACTGCAGGTCAGACGGGGCCTCAAGGCCCTGACCCGGCTGGACAACCACCACGCGCCGCTGGCGATCGCCTTCGAGTACGGCCTGGTCGCGCTCTGCGTCACCGCCTGCGTCGCGGGCTCCTACTGGGCCTACCCCGCCGCGGTGGTCCTGATCGGCTCGACCCAGCGCTTCCTCGCCCACTTCCTGCACGAGTCGGCCCACAAGAGCCTGGCCCGGAACCGGACCCTCAACCTGGTGGCGGGCACCGCCCTCTCCGGCTACCTGGTCGGCCAGCTGTACGGCCCGTACCGCAGCTCGCACGTCGGCCGGCACCACCGGCACCTCGGCGAGGCGGACGCCGACCCGGACTACCGCTTCCACCTGGAGTGCGGGCTCTACGACCCGGAGCGCAGCGACCGCGGCTTCCTGGTCCGCGAGGTGCTGCTCGCGCTGCTGGGGCTGCGCACCGCGGACTACCTGCGCTACCTGGTCCGGGACCGGCTGTGGGCCCGGGAGTCGGACCTGGCGGTCTCGGTGCCGGTGCCGCTGCGCACCGAGCGGTGGCTGTTCCTGTTCCAGTGGGCCGCCGTGTTCGGCCTCTGCGGCTGGCTCGGGGTGCTGACCGAGCTGCTGCTGTTCTGGTTCGTGCCGCTGCTGACCAGCAACATCGCCATCGGCTGGCTCTCCGAACTGGCCGAGCACTACCCGCTGCCGGAGAGCGAGTCCACCCGGGTGCTGCTGACCCGCAACCGGCACGGCCGGGCCCTGGAGACCTTCCTGCTCAGCCGGCACGGCGACCGCTTCCACCTGGTGCACCACCTCAACGCGGGCATCCCGTTCTGGAACCTGAGCCGGGCCCACCGGCTGCTGCTGGACGACCCGGCGTACGCGGGCTGGGACGGCCTGTGGGCGGGGGTGCTCAGCCGCCCGCGCTCCCGGCGCGGCAAGGAGACGGTGCTCAGCTACGCGGCCAAGTACCGCGCCTGGCGCCGCGGCGGCGGCGACCCGACCACCGCGGACCGCACCTTCGCCCAGTCGATGATGCTGGCCGCCGGGCAGGTCACCGTCGCCGTTCCCCAGCCGTCCGAACCGACCACCGTGAGGCCCTGA
- a CDS encoding prolyl oligopeptidase family serine peptidase, which yields MQHVTEPLPYGTWTSPLEAAQVAQGEALLEWTGFVGEEVWWTEARPQEGGRSVLTRRTADGPAPALPPGWDVRSRVIEYGGRPWLALSGRAEDGVVFTHWDDQRVYRWRPGADPVPLSPAGAWAAELRYADFAVRGAEVWCLRETVADAAGTSVVRHLVALPLDGRAADDPAAVRVLTGGHDFLSGPRIEPGGRRVAWLGWNHPAMPWDGTDLMVAGIEPDGTLAAPVRVAGGDGESVTQADWAADGSGALYAVTDPDGWWNVHRIGPDGGRRNLCARPEEFGEALWRIGLRWCLPLPDGRLAVVHGTSGRQLGLLAPDGRLEDLESSYTEWFFPATDGRRIAAVAAGPRQGRTVVLVDPDGGGTEVLRAPSAAHPEYATTPYRRTFTGPDGEPVHAHVHPPYHPEHTGPEGELPPYLVFAHGGPTSRSHLVLNQEISYFTSRGFGVVDVQYGGSTGFGRAYRERLRESWGVVDVRDCATVARALAAEGLADPERLAIRGGSAGGWTATASLAAEPGLYRAAGIYYPVLDAEQWRTRGTHDFESRYLESLIGAWPQQRARYAERSPVEGAGRIRAPFVLLQGLRDTVCPPAQAERLLALLADSAVPHSYLTFETEGHGFRLADTVVRSLEAELALYASVFRPSP from the coding sequence ATGCAGCACGTCACCGAGCCGCTGCCGTACGGCACCTGGACCTCCCCGCTGGAGGCGGCGCAGGTCGCGCAGGGCGAGGCCCTGCTCGAATGGACCGGTTTCGTCGGCGAGGAGGTGTGGTGGACGGAGGCCCGCCCGCAGGAGGGCGGGCGCAGCGTCCTGACCCGCCGCACCGCCGACGGCCCGGCCCCGGCCCTGCCGCCCGGCTGGGACGTCCGCAGCCGGGTGATCGAGTACGGCGGCCGCCCCTGGCTGGCGCTGTCCGGCCGGGCCGAGGACGGCGTCGTCTTCACCCACTGGGACGACCAGCGGGTCTACCGCTGGCGCCCGGGCGCCGACCCGGTGCCGCTGAGCCCCGCCGGGGCGTGGGCGGCCGAGCTGCGCTACGCGGACTTCGCGGTCCGCGGCGCGGAGGTGTGGTGCCTGCGGGAGACCGTGGCCGACGCCGCGGGCACCTCGGTGGTCCGGCACCTGGTCGCGCTGCCGCTGGACGGCCGGGCCGCCGACGACCCGGCGGCGGTGCGGGTCCTGACGGGCGGTCACGACTTCCTGTCCGGCCCGCGGATCGAGCCGGGCGGCCGCCGGGTCGCCTGGCTGGGCTGGAACCACCCGGCGATGCCCTGGGACGGCACCGACCTGATGGTGGCCGGGATCGAGCCGGACGGCACCCTGGCCGCGCCGGTCCGGGTGGCCGGCGGGGACGGCGAGTCGGTCACCCAGGCCGACTGGGCGGCCGACGGCTCCGGCGCCCTGTACGCCGTCACCGACCCGGACGGCTGGTGGAACGTGCACCGGATCGGCCCGGACGGCGGGCGGCGCAACCTGTGCGCCCGGCCGGAGGAGTTCGGCGAGGCGCTGTGGCGGATCGGCCTGCGCTGGTGCCTGCCGCTGCCGGACGGCCGGCTCGCGGTGGTGCACGGCACCAGCGGCCGCCAGCTGGGCCTGCTCGCCCCGGACGGGCGGCTGGAGGACCTGGAGTCGTCGTACACCGAGTGGTTCTTCCCGGCCACCGACGGCCGCCGGATCGCGGCCGTCGCGGCCGGCCCGCGGCAGGGCCGCACCGTGGTGCTGGTCGACCCGGACGGCGGCGGCACCGAGGTGCTGCGCGCGCCGTCCGCCGCCCACCCGGAGTACGCCACCACGCCCTACCGGCGCACCTTCACCGGGCCGGACGGCGAGCCGGTGCACGCCCACGTGCACCCCCCGTACCACCCGGAGCACACCGGGCCGGAGGGCGAGCTGCCGCCGTACCTGGTGTTCGCCCACGGCGGGCCGACCAGCCGCAGCCACCTGGTGCTGAACCAGGAGATCAGCTACTTCACCAGCCGGGGCTTCGGCGTGGTCGACGTCCAGTACGGCGGCTCCACCGGCTTCGGCCGGGCGTACCGGGAGCGGCTGCGGGAGTCCTGGGGCGTGGTCGACGTGCGCGACTGCGCGACGGTGGCCCGGGCGCTGGCCGCCGAGGGCCTGGCCGACCCGGAACGGCTGGCGATCCGCGGCGGCAGCGCCGGCGGCTGGACGGCCACCGCCTCGCTGGCGGCCGAGCCCGGCCTGTACCGGGCGGCCGGCATCTACTACCCGGTGCTGGACGCCGAGCAGTGGCGCACCCGGGGCACCCACGACTTCGAGTCGCGGTACCTGGAGAGCCTGATCGGCGCCTGGCCGCAGCAGCGCGCCCGCTACGCCGAGCGCTCGCCGGTCGAGGGGGCCGGCCGGATCCGCGCCCCGTTCGTCCTGCTCCAGGGCCTGCGGGACACCGTCTGCCCGCCGGCCCAGGCCGAGCGGCTGCTCGCGCTGCTCGCGGACTCCGCGGTCCCGCACAGCTACCTGACCTTCGAGACCGAGGGGCACGGCTTCCGGCTCGCCGACACCGTGGTCCGCTCCCTGGAGGCCGAACTCGCGCTCTACGCCTCGGTCTTCCGCCCCTCCCCGTGA
- a CDS encoding ATP-grasp domain-containing protein codes for MTAVHRPATAVIVDGYSTGAFLPPAFAALGVEVVHVQSTPEPMLTMLQPDPAAYRERYVLSGEDGLPGTVAALAALEPVAVLAGQEPGVPLADRLGELLGLPGNGSALSAARRDKYEMIEALRAAGLRCARQSKGADPDALAAWAQAEGGFPAVVKPLSSASTDHVYVCRSAAEVAAAARRVLAATDIFGSRNTEALVQSFLAGTEYIVDTVGVGGAHYVCGVWEYEKTELPSGRRIYDRDVLLDPRAEPVPELVAYVLEVLRALGIEHGPAHAEVMLTPQGPALVEIGARLNGNMNPGFHDACLGTNQAHLTALAYTRPQEFLDRYAGRVYTKHREAVVHNTRTELDGEVAAVDQAAVDEIAALETVHLVGVKLAPGKRLRPTTDLLTSPLRIFMTGPDAESLRADHRTIQTLKDAVYQLAETPAEA; via the coding sequence ATGACCGCGGTCCACCGGCCCGCCACCGCCGTGATCGTGGATGGTTACTCCACGGGCGCCTTCCTCCCCCCGGCCTTCGCGGCCCTCGGGGTCGAGGTGGTGCACGTGCAGAGCACCCCCGAGCCGATGCTGACGATGCTGCAGCCGGACCCGGCCGCCTACCGGGAGCGCTACGTGCTCTCCGGCGAGGACGGGCTGCCGGGCACGGTGGCCGCGCTCGCCGCGCTGGAGCCGGTCGCGGTGCTGGCCGGCCAGGAGCCCGGGGTGCCGCTGGCGGACCGGCTGGGCGAGCTGCTCGGGCTGCCCGGCAACGGCTCGGCGCTGTCGGCCGCGCGCCGCGACAAGTACGAGATGATCGAGGCCCTGCGGGCCGCCGGGCTGCGCTGCGCCCGGCAGTCGAAGGGCGCCGACCCGGACGCGCTGGCGGCCTGGGCGCAGGCCGAGGGCGGGTTCCCGGCCGTCGTCAAGCCGCTCAGCTCGGCCTCCACCGACCACGTGTACGTCTGCCGGAGCGCCGCGGAGGTGGCGGCCGCGGCCCGCCGGGTGCTGGCCGCGACCGACATCTTCGGCAGCCGCAACACCGAGGCGCTGGTCCAGTCGTTCCTGGCGGGCACCGAGTACATCGTGGACACCGTCGGGGTGGGCGGCGCGCACTACGTGTGCGGGGTGTGGGAGTACGAGAAGACCGAGCTGCCCTCGGGCCGGCGGATCTACGACCGGGACGTGCTGCTGGACCCGCGGGCCGAGCCGGTGCCGGAGCTGGTCGCCTACGTGCTGGAGGTGCTGCGGGCGCTGGGCATCGAGCACGGCCCGGCGCACGCCGAGGTGATGCTGACCCCGCAGGGCCCGGCGCTGGTCGAGATCGGCGCCCGGCTGAACGGCAATATGAACCCGGGCTTCCACGACGCCTGCCTGGGCACCAACCAGGCCCACCTGACGGCGCTCGCGTACACCCGCCCGCAGGAGTTCCTGGACCGCTACGCCGGCCGGGTCTACACCAAGCACCGCGAGGCCGTGGTGCACAACACCCGCACCGAGCTGGACGGCGAGGTGGCCGCGGTCGACCAGGCGGCGGTCGACGAGATCGCCGCGCTGGAGACCGTCCACCTGGTCGGCGTCAAGCTCGCCCCGGGCAAGCGGCTGCGCCCCACCACGGACCTGCTGACCAGCCCGCTGCGGATCTTCATGACCGGCCCGGACGCGGAGTCGCTGCGGGCCGACCACCGGACCATCCAGACCCTGAAGGACGCGGTCTACCAGCTGGCCGAGACCCCGGCCGAGGCGTGA
- a CDS encoding ATP-grasp domain-containing protein, producing the protein MTAQEPTAQGRRPVVVLVDGYTTGNYLPPAFARKGADVVHVQSTPELMTTMLAPDLGAYLANLVCDSPEETARQLAAYRPVAVVAGQEPGVPLADRLSELLGLPTNGSAQSAARRDKYEMIEALRRAGVRCAEQFRSGRPEELAEWAERRGEYPVVVKPLTSAAADGVAICRDAAEVRKAAEAVLATRTVFDEPNLEVLVQSYLVGEEYVVDTVSCEGRRYTCGVWQYRKKLIGTHNIYDYELVLDHQDPRVAELIAYMDTALRALGIVFGPTHAEVIITADGPALVEVGARLAGGMNPAYHDECLGANQADLTALAAVRPAEFLERYADRNFRKLRETWLYTTPTELDGVVDGYDQDVLAEIEGLETVRGLNVKIKEGGRIRPTVDLYTSSLRIFMAGDSAAQVERDYLHIQRIKDQVFRLR; encoded by the coding sequence ATGACCGCCCAGGAGCCGACCGCGCAGGGCCGCCGCCCGGTCGTGGTGCTCGTCGACGGCTACACCACCGGCAACTACCTGCCGCCGGCCTTCGCCCGCAAGGGCGCGGACGTCGTCCACGTGCAGAGCACCCCCGAGTTGATGACCACGATGCTCGCCCCGGACCTCGGCGCCTACCTGGCGAACCTGGTCTGCGACTCCCCCGAGGAGACCGCCCGGCAGCTGGCCGCGTACCGGCCGGTGGCCGTGGTGGCCGGCCAGGAGCCCGGGGTGCCGCTGGCCGACCGGCTCTCCGAGCTGCTCGGGCTGCCCACCAACGGCAGCGCGCAGTCGGCCGCCCGCCGGGACAAGTACGAGATGATCGAGGCGCTGCGGCGGGCCGGGGTCCGCTGCGCCGAGCAGTTCAGGAGCGGCCGCCCCGAGGAGCTGGCCGAGTGGGCCGAGCGGCGCGGCGAGTACCCCGTGGTGGTGAAGCCGCTGACCTCGGCGGCCGCCGACGGCGTGGCGATCTGCCGGGACGCGGCCGAGGTCCGCAAGGCCGCCGAGGCGGTGCTCGCCACCCGCACCGTCTTCGACGAGCCGAACCTCGAAGTCCTCGTCCAGTCCTACCTGGTGGGCGAGGAGTACGTGGTCGACACGGTCTCCTGCGAGGGCCGGCGCTACACCTGCGGGGTCTGGCAGTACCGCAAGAAGCTGATCGGCACCCACAACATCTACGACTACGAGCTGGTCCTGGACCACCAGGACCCGCGGGTGGCCGAGCTGATCGCCTACATGGACACCGCGCTGCGGGCGCTCGGCATCGTCTTCGGGCCCACCCACGCCGAGGTGATCATCACCGCCGACGGCCCGGCCCTGGTCGAGGTCGGCGCCCGGCTGGCCGGCGGGATGAACCCCGCGTACCACGACGAGTGCCTCGGGGCGAACCAGGCCGACCTGACCGCGCTGGCCGCCGTCCGCCCGGCGGAGTTCCTGGAGCGGTACGCGGACCGGAACTTCCGCAAGCTGCGGGAGACCTGGCTCTACACCACGCCCACCGAGCTCGACGGCGTGGTGGACGGCTACGACCAGGACGTGCTGGCCGAGATCGAGGGCCTGGAGACCGTCCGGGGCCTCAACGTGAAGATCAAGGAGGGCGGCCGGATCCGGCCGACCGTCGACCTCTACACCAGCAGCCTGCGGATCTTCATGGCAGGCGACTCCGCCGCCCAGGTCGAGCGCGACTACCTGCACATCCAGCGGATCAAGGACCAGGTCTTCCGACTGCGCTGA